In Dermacentor silvarum isolate Dsil-2018 chromosome 10, BIME_Dsil_1.4, whole genome shotgun sequence, the genomic stretch gcgagaggcagcccgaaggtaaattcgctcggtGCTGTTGTCGCGCTTCCtcaatccagcgttttgacagcgagtttccgcggtcatcgggtgagatgtgagcatgtttgtttgtgcgcgtgtgacaccatgcttcttaatttagttagtacgcctgtgattacaagtttatacggccgataaaactactatccttccttcgtatggctgtccattaatttgctatcgcaatcgatgctgcgaCCTCTTTTTTTATCCACTGCCAGAGCGAAGGCCTCTCGCggcaatctccaattaccacttcttctttttcttctttccgaggttttacgtgccaaaaccagttctgattatgaggcacgccttagtggagggctccggaataattttgaccacctggtgttccttaacgtgcactacaacgcaagcacacgggcgttattgcatttcgcctccatcgaaatgcggccaccgcggccgggattcgatcccgcgacctcgtgctcagcagcgcaacgccttactTGACTGAGCCACTACGGTGGGTTCCAATTATACCATTGCGGTGGCCTGGAGTAGAAGTAGAACGTCTGCTATATATCAACACCCCAAATTCAAGTCCTCGTCTCCGCACCACTTCCTTTTTCAGGCTTAAAGTGGCGCCTGAATCCTACAAGAAAATAAACCGCCGAGGGCCCACTGGGGgctattatacagggtgtcccaacaatcatgcaccaaagtttaaaaatatgcaaatgccacgtatctgCTGcctgctggacagaaccaatgtaatgttgtttgccgtcgcttaattggagatactcagattattttaaCGCGACATCGTTAAGGACCCCGTGGCGCAACAAATAATTCCGAACCACAATCACACAGGCCCTCCTCGAAACGCACAGGCTTTAGTGAATTAATTCAAttcctcaaagtaaaatgcgaCAGAACATCGTAAAGTACGACCTATACACAACCtatagacatgatagcgtcggattgtagtttgaatatacgagaaaacataattctgttacacggaaactcaaacaaacttctcagcatttctaccattcatggAGCGGCGCCCCCCGCTCGTTTCCTTGCAACAACAccgtccagatggcgctcgccatCTTATATAGagagctagggagcctacatgcaacatgtaggctccctatagagagcctacatgcaacgctccatgcatgcaggctccctacgCCATGTGCGGatggtggagaaaaaagaaagcgacaGTTCTTCTTCTATCACTTaagttgctcacaccttgtcttacattctttagcaagttattcctcggaattttgagaatgacagcccacaaacaaatgtcatgaaacgaaacaccgacagcgcatgccttttatgtgaaatcttctcagactgaaatataaaAAGTGCGAAACACTAACAGAAGATCGGTCCACctaagaggccgcgtttctaccagaaagctcgccttcgtgcatagcgttcgccgccagcgtttcccggtaaacattacggttacaaaggctgcagttgccgggaagcgtgagaagtcggggatctttgaatgctatcgcgttccactcttcaaggctCCCAATTTTTTTGCATGTGTCTAGCTAGCActgtgtctcgagcggccagtcgcgtagCAATTATGCTTgaattcgcgggcgtctttcacgctcggaaaaacacttttatgtagcacgtattgggcaacagaaagctggatcgggagtttctcatgttgctctacaattttctcaatggcacttttcatccaattatactatttgagaagttaattaattaagactaattatgtaattaggcgcaaCCGAATTAGAAAGGCCCACTGagcttaaaaaagaaagaaaaaaaaacagagagcgagagagagagagaatagggAAATACATCTTTTTCCAGCATAAAGAATCTACTCATTCTTGCTTATTTTTCGAGCAGAGACTATTTTTATTATGACCTATATGGCAACACTGTGTCGGCGAATGACTCCGTGCCGCTTCTTCTTCTCCCGTGCAGCGTGGGCCATCAACTGCTACACGTGCAACAGCGTGAACGGCACCAACCCGAACTGCCACGACCCGTTCCACCCGGCTCACGCGCGATACGTGATCGACTGCACCGTGCCCAAGGACGGTCACGTGGGACGGTTCCCGGCCCACTTCTGCGTCAAGGTGGTCGGCAGGACCAGTGAGTGGACCGCTCCTCGGTTTCCCGTGCAGAGTGCAAGGATTAGCACGATGACCGCACGGAGATCGTCGTATAACTGAGTTGAACTATACGAGTGGGGAAGTACACCGCTTGTTCCGCTGTTCGGAGAAGCTGAAAAGTATTTTCTATTTAGAGGACCACCGCCAACTGAAGCACGGCGAGCGACATATACAGAGGTCGTGGGATTGCTTCTCGATtgcacgacgttttttttttttgttttgttttttctttacaAATGCCTACCGTTTTATGCTCCTTCGctatgaataaaagaaaaataaatagttTTTTTAACGCACTAAAAGTCAGCTAAAGCAGACAAATTAATGTATTAGATGTGTCTtctttaactctttcgttaccgcgCCTATAGAACATGGGTCACCGGTGACCCATAGGCTCCGCGCGAAAATTTAAAAATACCGGCGCTCCTATGGACtagctgcgccatctagcgcatTTTCTAAGCACTTATCTTTGATTTCTTGCGTAGTTTGTTCTTTTtccgcgcggcggcgatttttaACGGCGGTTCAAAGTGCGTGGTTCGCTTGTTTTGCTCACGAAGATGGCTGACGATCCGGCCGCCGGACCCGTGCGCTAACAACGTCCTTCTGGCGATTCTGTCGTGACTGCAAGTGATTATTCTGCAGTTTCTAGCAGCAGTGACTCTGAAGATGATATCTAATCATCGAATTTTAGTTCGGGCGACGGAAACTCGCAAAACAAGCCCGGATCGTCGCCAGCTGTTCGGCAGTAATCTAGCACTTGACAGGTGACAGATTTTTTAGGCCGCTTGAGATGTCCGAAGGATGTTGGCAATATTATATCTCTAATTTACGGTGTCTCTACAGTATATGGCGGATATCTGTTGCCATCAGCCTAGCAGGGAGTCATGTTTAGCCCAAGAAGAGAACCCCGCCTCGGAATGATGCTGCGCAGTGAAGCAAAGCGGCTCACAAAAGCGATCGACGTTTTTGTGGTGTTTTTCACAGTGGAGGTAATAAATAGGATTTGCTTGAACACAAATAAGTATGCGTGGATGTAAATCCTGAAAAAGCAGTCCTATGGGGTACAAGTTGTGGGTGCTCGCTGACCCTCAGACAGGCTACACCATACAATTTTATGTGTACACGGGCAAGCGAGAGAAAGCAAGTGCAATCAATATTAGAAAAGCGGAGAAGATGCAAGAAGTCCTATCAGGACAAGGAACTTGACCATAAAACAATGTAATCTGTAAAACTGGCAATGTTTGCTTGTGTTCCTCTACAGCCAAAAACTGTTTTGCCCAGTGCCACGCCAACCTTAGGAATATATTTTTTTCCCACATCTTAGAGCTTTGGGATATGGTTGTAGATTTTGTTGCCACTACTAAACATTGTATTATGAAGCTATATTGGTTGCTTACACattttacaatttctttttttcggtaAAGGCATACCTTACGCtgttttggtgccatgttcagaGTTATGTTTGGTATTTGAGATTTTTTTCTGACTTAAAATTTAGCATAAATTTCTGAAATACCCATGGTTCAAcagctcatttctttctttctttactgatATCTATTGCAGTATTGTGCTTAAAAAATTTGTAGTGGAAAAAATTATCACTGCGGCACCTGATGGGACAAGGCACTTTCCACTATGCGGAAAATAAAAATTTGTAACTCATATGATTTATGAGCTGGACAACTCAAACTTTCCTCTTTTATGTACAATTGATTAGCAAACGTTTTGTATATttcacattatttttctttttttctccttttgtgTTATCAGCACCACATTGGAAATGTTTTGTGCAATTTTCAATGAATCTTGTTTTTCATGAATATTATTACTTGTTACACCTTAATATTTGTTTTTAAAAATAATGTCGTTAGAAAATACGTTTATTTAGCTTTGTATTGATATATAGCATGACAGTGTAACCATGATAATGTGTACTACACAAAATAATTACGAAAACCTACAAAAAGTGGCACATTTTCCcacggtaacgaaagagttaagtGCTGTGACAGACGCAgcttacagaattgcgatatgtAGCCAGCTTAAAACTAAGTTGTACTTGATAACTTGGTGCCTCTTTTTTATTCGATTTGCCAGTTGCTCTCGTAACGGGAGGTTAAAGGCGCATGTCAAGTGCTTCCTACGATCATTTCATTATTCTGCCGGAACAATTCGGTCGCCCTAAAAGAGTACATGCCTGCGTTTCGCAGGTACTACGAAGCGACTTGGCCTCATCGGTACGGTTTATCGCGAGCAGCTCTGCGTCAAGAATGGGCAAAATATGATGTCGTTTGCTCGCTGAAACCATTTATCTACATAAAAAATAACACGCGAGCTGCGCAGCATACGAGATTCAGTCTGTACCAGGAGAGCAAATCGCTGGCTAATAAACCTTCCCCCACGTTGGGCTTCATTGTAGCgggtatatagggtgtcccagctaacgttagccaaaccGTTCAACGAAACaaattatataaaaaaacacGGTCCAAGATACGACTTTAAGACCTAGGTGTTCGGTTGCCAGTACACTCACCACCGAACACCGCACGTTTTATCATTTAATCTTGCACTgtgttttttaaatattttttttttcgttgaacggCTGGTGCACACGGCATGCCTGGTGCCGGCGCACGTTAACAATGGGCATGGTGCAAATACCTGCGAGTAGAACGTGGAGATTGGAATTTTGTAGGCGAAAAAGGTGCCTGATTTCAAGCGGGCTCGCTCCATCACCGTTGCCATTTATTCAACGCGCCACACTTCAGGACGCTGCAGTCATCAACTTTTGGGAGCGTTCGTAGCGCGAAGCTCGGAAGCACACACACGGTACGACAGCGCCATGCGCGCGTCACATCTGTGCCTTTTCAATTCGCCTCGCGCTACGATAATTTCATCATACCATACGTAATACACCGTAATATATCGTAATATACCGACCACAAGCCGCTTCAGGCTGTCGGTCCAAATAATCTTTGTATATAGTTTTTGTTCTTGAAAATAAAGTtcgattgatttattgattgatctATACCAACTAGGGCACTTGTCACTTCCTCTGATTTGCGATCGGCATGCGACGTCGGCATCATATACAACGCACATTGAGGCATTCGACCGTCTTATGCTTACCAAGATCGAGGCCATCCCAACGCAAAGATAGTGCGATTAGCTGAGTGCCGGCCTCAGAATCGAGGGAATTCAGTAATGAGTATGTTGCTAATCACTGCAGCGGTGACGCTGTCGTTTTCAGGCGTGCTGAGCCCCTCACCACCTACAGGCGGTGAGTGAGTGAAGTCGGCTTCCCCCCGCTAAGCTTCCTGttgtggagaagccagctttCGCGACTTTCAGCGAGCTACGCACGCACACAGGGACATGCTTAGAGCGGGCGCCGAAACCGCTCTCGCAGACGCTCTTGCCgacgttggtggcgccaccgAGCAGTAGCATGTAAAGCCCCTCTATTCTTTAGTTGCAAGGGCCATCAAAGAAGGACGCGTGCGCTTTGCCGGATTGGCAAGAGTGAGCGTCGTGCGTCGGTGATGGCCTATAAATTCACGCTACacatttttattgcaatagcaattatatggacacttcaagcagatttctgccatcggcatcgccgtcatcgtggccgtgaggttccgtataaagtccaagggcgataaaatcgccgccacgcgccgtatgtgctagtgaaagcgcgcgtgggacgcgcgctatcacggagagcgaacgcacgggagaaagcaaacgcgacttccgtgcgccgtggtggtatgggagggagggagggagggagggagggggggggggcgacgttttgctgcggcaccaaatgcgtatcttgcaaccgggtgcaaggggaactggcgacacaatctcccacgcaaaaggagcaaagcgggaaggcagcgcggtaggaagggaggggggtgggcggcttctactctgccaacaaatgcgttcttgtactttacgcctgtgccgactgccggtgttgtcgcgcgcaccgtatcttgaaagcgatcttcacacggctctgacctttgtatgcgctgtgcgtacgccgctcagtttccgttgaagcgatagaccgcacgaaccttcgctcgctgcggcggccgcgcttcccccaCGCCCCcgttttgacagtgattgtctgcggtcatcgagtctattcatgtttgcttgtgcgcgctgacaccacgcttgttaattcagttagtgagcgaatgtgtcaagtttatgcagccgataaaactactatctctactccttattgctctctactaatttgctatcgcaattgatgcttcgcctttcgggcgaaactgcgacattttttgataGCACGGCACCATCCTTCCGTCCCCTGTTGTGGCGATTCCAATTGACGGCTGTGCCGTGCGAGCGTCCACACGAACGAGCTAACTGTCGAAGCTTGTTTAATAACCTGATGCGGGAGGCGGGACAAAGATCAATTGAGCTTCAAAGAGACCGCTGAATATAAATTAATGCGTCATTTCCCGATCCGGCAGGGTTTTATGGCGCGCTCAGCAAAcggcaaaacaaaaacaatatcAATTACAAACAACGATCACCCGGTCGCGCCGCAGCAATTTAATAGCGCATTCCAATGGCTTCGACGTCTCGAAGAGGAAGCGCAGTTATCAATCGATGACGCCGCCTGCATGCAGCGTCATTGTGGAGTCGAGGGTACCGTGGGACGAGCGGGAAAATGATCAGCGGGATTTCAACGCCACCGAGAATTAGGTTTGGTAGCCACTGCTCCCTCCTCTCCAAGTCTGCGCAGGTATTGATTTAAACCTGGCGAGAATCGGCGTATATACAGCATGTTAAGGCAATGGCCACGCTATAACTAGTTCTCAGATCACCGAAGCAAAGCAGTACTTTGCTCGGTCTATACCTGCGAGGGATGGTGGGAATGAAGTGCTGAGGAATTCCTCTTCTGTCGCGGAACGTACTGTCAACGGCAAAGATTTAAGTACCGAGGGACTTGGGAAAACGTCGAATTCCTGAACAGTTCGTGACGCGCGTAGCGAAACCGTCCAACACTATGGTGTTGGCATATAATAGCACAGGCTGGAAATCCGAATTGTATAGACTGCGTTCCGAGGCTGCGGAGACATTCCGCTTTTTCTCGGATTCCGCGGTAGGTTTACTGTGCGTTCAGGTGTTCGCATTTGGTCGGGCAGTTACGGTGTCCGCATTAGGAGATGTACTGTCGCAAGCAAAAATAACAGACCTCCCAGCATCTTTCAAACCACGATAGGCCGTCGCTTGACGGAACAGTTGCTGCGAATTCTTGTTTAGGTCGTATTCAGACGTCTGAGGCACACCAAGTAGAAACGGCATCTTTACTAGCTGATGCAAAAATTGAGTTCAGAACTGGAGAGTCCGTTATTTGTGCACAACGAAGGTGCCACTGTTTTAATTTTATCACGCGTCTTTTCTGGACGGTGTCGCAGTGGCACTGACTGGAGAATAGTTCTCGCCCTTAAATCTGTCACGCGCTTCTTACGCATCTGCAAATTGAGCAGTGTCCGAGCCGTTTGGGGTAACACATTCGAGTATGTATGCCGGCTTGGCAGCATCACCCCTCTCAGTTTAGGAGTGCCACCATGCACAAACCTAACCACGTGGCTTCCGCAGTTATAGGATTCCGTGATTAGTAACCATTGAAAACTTCTGCTCGGCTAATGAATCCAGGTTACGCTCGCCTGCATTAGGTCCCTGCGTCGAGTGTCGACTTTGCATCCAGTTGACACACTGTcgtttcttctctgtgtaataaTGTTTTCTGTGCGCTGCCGCCTTTTAAAGGTGACACAGCTGCTCTGTCAAAGCGGGCTAAAGTTGCGTTCGCAAAGGAATTATACGCGATTATTAGGAATCGTAGAGCAGCACGAAAGACATGGGAAGAAAGGAATACTTCAGACACACAGGTGCGCTTACGTCTGTCTTACGTCATTTCGTTCATGTCTTTCGCACTACTTTACTATTACCAGAGTCATTCCATGCTTCTTTGGAATACGATGCCTTTCATGCTTCTTTGGAAGGACTCTGCTATTATTAAGGTCAAATCAATTTACCCAAGTATCCTGGGTGCCATTCTGGACCGCTCAGGACATCGTCAAGTTGCGGCGCCATCTTCATCTCCTATGATTGGTACACTAAAGCCCCACCTACGCCATCGCTGATTGGCTCATAAcgccaacatggcggaatttgtGTGTACATGGAGTAATTATAAATAAACTATGAGAGAGCATTACGTTAAGCGGCCGTCGTTGGCAAGCGAACTCTCAGCGAAGCCATTCTCTTCGCTTTTTCCCTCGCAGTGTACGCCCAACACGTGAACTCTGAGACGCAGCGTATTGGCTGAGAACGCTTGGTTCCCGGTATAGTCTTTTAATCGATACGCACTTGTTCGGCTGCGCTATGCTTCTAGCCACCGAAGGCTGCGCTGCCGTAGCTCAGCCTGAAGGGAGCACTAAAAGTTGCAGCGCGCTCTTACGTGACGATATCACGTGTTGGTCCAATAAGTTCTGGCGTCAATCGTGTTGCACGATGCCCTCTCCCAACCTTTCCTTGCTCCATGCCAGAATAGCACCTCGTGTCAATCACACGCGCGCCGAAGCAATTTAACGTTGTGCGAAGCAGCAAGGCTTGCGAACCCACAAAATTGCACGTGATTGTGGCACGTGTGCGCCAGTTAACCCTAATGTACGCTGTGTTCTTCTCTTTCCTCGGCACTGCCTCAgtggacaccaacatcgagatggtGATCCGGATCTGCTCCCTGGAGACCATGGACAATTCGTGCGGCGTTTTCCGGTATGGGGACGACGTTCTGCGCGGTTGCATCTTGACGTGCAACAACGACGGCTGCAATGCGGCCCCGCCCCCTCTACGAGGCCACGCCTCCGTGGGGCCGCTGCTGCTCCTCTTCCTATTGGCCACCCTGGCCTCTTCCAGCAAAGTGCTGCTGACGTATCCTCCGTGATGGCCGCGGACTCACCAGAGATGTGCAACACTCCTGTAGCCGAGCCAGCGCTGTGCTCCGAGTAATGCGTCGTGTCTTACATCTGTTGTGTACCACCTTGTGTCTCACCTAGCATTGCGCAGGATGGCCCGATACGGGCGAGAATGGCCGATTAGCGATTGAGAGCAAGTTTCCAAACCTAAACCTAGAGTGAAATCTGGAGCCAGTAGAAAGTTTGATTTCCCGCGCCCAAGAAACTTCGGGTACCCAAATGGACCTTTGCGCACCCAAACGCCACGCCCTGTTTTTGCAATCTTTTCTACACAGTACAAAACCTTGTACACCCTCTGCTTTATTTTCTATAACTTTTAGCCAGTGGCGTACATAGCTAGAATCTTTTTACGGCGGGGCACCCACTTGACCGACCGGGGTCGAGAAGGGGGGGGGTGGAGGCTGGGCTAATAGCgggaaggtggggggggggggggggggggtctgggtAGGCCCAATACTATTATAGAAATTTCTGGAGAGAGTGGGGGAGCACTTGCCCGATGTGCCACTCTcatggctacgccactggttttTCGTATTCTTTTTCCCAAACTATGGGCGCGCAATATCTACGTGGTCTACGAGCGCTTTTTTACCAGCATCGAAATTAACTAGAGCGGGAATGATGGCAAGTGTCGGCTCAGTTCGGTTGTTGGCTCATTTCTTAGCGCAAGTTTTCCGTAGAATTAGCGAATTTGGGCTCATTTTGCGATTTTGGACAGGGTTTGCGGGTATGTGGTATGCGAGCTCCACAAAGGCCAATCTGAAATTCGTAcctcccatcattcccatgataggtTAATCAACGCAACGCCAGTTTTTTCCTCTAGTAAATTTGTATTAAACTCTGCAGTTTTGAAGACAATATCTTTCTTGGCGAGTTACCACCACTATTTCGTATCGGCTATGTAGCATGTTTTTTTATATAGCCTGTAGCTGTTTTCGTGGATCACGTTACCACGCGCTTACCTCAACCAATCGGCTTCGAAATTTTTTTCCCCCAGCGTTACCGTGGCCATGATGAACGCCAACAGCTGTAGCGTCCTTACTACAAAGCTTCTAGTGGAAACACGCGCTGTTTGCACCTGTGGCTAGCAGTAAGTTACACTTGTATATGTTGATATTAGGCATTCCCTTGTATACAAACAGTGCTGCAGAACCACCACCAGAGCCAAGATGGAGGCGTTGCAACCACCTTGCTCAACATGAA encodes the following:
- the LOC119466335 gene encoding uncharacterized protein LOC119466335; the encoded protein is MAYRINAVASLAILALCLRQAWAINCYTCNSVNGTNPNCHDPFHPAHARYVIDCTVPKDGHVGRFPAHFCVKVVGRTMDTNIEMVIRICSLETMDNSCGVFRYGDDVLRGCILTCNNDGCNAAPPPLRGHASVGPLLLLFLLATLASSSKVLLTYPP